One part of the Girardinichthys multiradiatus isolate DD_20200921_A chromosome 10, DD_fGirMul_XY1, whole genome shotgun sequence genome encodes these proteins:
- the muc13b gene encoding mucin-13b — MAKILIFTFILWAAVATIATTSDATASTTPTPEPTPAATVLTTLNPEPTTPAATALTTPTPEPTPAATASTTPTPEPTPAATVLTTLNPEPTTPAATALTTPTPEPTPAATVLTTLNPEPTTPAATALTTPTPEPTPAATVLTTLNPEPTTPAATALTTPTPEPTTPAATASTTPNTGTTSLAPATTPVLTTNVPPTGTLPTEGSSVSPETGSPPTKDPATTVPPSACASNPCQGGSTCEERANQTFACLCLTGDVFIGSCVRAKIFPGKLSLKETFKPEMGNKQSQEFKDTSEKITTAIDQKFQENYLYSGSSVLELQGSKSSKTRAEAGNIEASIEIIYQPNANITEDDVKITMKTITCEDCSLPGTFAAQNLCDYAPCDDKTTMCKSTEGTFTCSCKEGFRATNFSERICVECPDGQRYDKNQNKCVSCGFGYTGFNCKDNRVLILVIIAPILGALLIIALILLGVLTTKSKKKSSKIEDEDIGKPYHSHSVAKAPLSKSDSNGYPPPVKELTNGLAVSSGAPRIPRATATGNWESRTNLEMTPNNSRQNLISSGQNSRFDDNQDDMISFAHSRPKNNPYEQIRPTSNPYAQNRSMNPYSQSRGQTNPYYS; from the exons atggctaaaatattgatatttacatttattctcTGGGCTGCTGTTGCAACTATTG CAACTACATCAGATGCAACAGCATCAACTACTCCGACCCCAGAACCGACACCAGCTGCAACAGTATTAACTACTCTGAACCCAGAACCGACAACACCAGCTGCAACAGCATTAACTACTCCGACCCCAGAACCGACACCAGCTGCAACAGCATCAACTACTCCGACCCCAGAACCGACACCAGCTGCAACAGTATTAACTACTCTGAACCCAGAACCGACAACACCAGCTGCAACAGCATTAACTACTCCGACCCCAGAACCGACACCAGCTGCAACAGTATTAACTACTCTGAACCCAGAACCGACAACACCAGCTGCAACAGCATTAACTACTCCGACCCCAGAACCGACACCAGCTGCAACAGTATTAACTACTCTGAACCCAGAACCGACAACACCAGCTGCAACAGCATTAACTACTCCGACCCCAGAACCGACAACACCAGCTGCAACAGCATCAACTACTCCAAACACAGGAACCACTTCACTAGCCCCAGCAACAACACCAGTTTTAACAACAAACGTACCACCAACAGGAACCCTACCAACAGAGGGTTCAAGTGTTTCACCAGAGACAGGATCTCCACCAACTAAAGA TCCTGCAACTACAGTTCCTCCAA GTGCGTGCGCTTCAAATCCCTGTCAGGGTGGAAGCACTTGTGAAGAACGTGCCAACCAGACCTTTGCGTGCTTGTGTCTGACTGGTGATGTTTTTATTGGCTCTTGTGTAAGGG CCAAGATTTTCCCTGGAAAGCTATCATTGAAGGAGACATTTAAACCTGAAATGGGCAACAAACAATCACAAGAATTTAAAGATACTTCAGAGAAAATTACTACTGCG ATTGACCAAAAGTTCcaagaaaattatttatactctGGTTCTTCGGTGCTGGAGCTCCA GGGATCAAAATCAAGCAAAACAAGGGCAGAAGCAGGCAACATTGAAGCATCAATAGAAATCATCTATCAACCAAATGCTAACATCACAGAAGATGATGTCAAAATAACAATGAAAACGATTACCTGCGAAGACTGTTCGCTGCCAGGAACCTTTGCTG CCCAAAACCTTTGTGATTATGCTCCCTGTGATGACAAAACTACAATGTGCAAGTCAACAGAAGGCACTTTTACATGCTCCTGTAAAGAAGGCTTCCGTGCAACAAATTTTAGTGAAAGAATATGCGTGG AATGTCCCGATGGTCAGAGATatgacaaaaaccaaaacaaatgtgtCTC aTGTGGCTTTGGCTATACTGGTTTTAACTGCAAGGACA ACAGGGTTTTGATCCTTGTGATCATTGCACCCATCCTCGGAGCCCTGCTGATCATCGCGTTGATCCTTCTGGGAGTATTAACAACCAA ATCCAAGAAGAAAAGCTCTAAGATCGAAGATGAAGACATTGGGAAACCTTATCACAGCCATTCTGTTGCAAAGGCACCACTATCCAAGAGCGACAGCAACGGCTATCCCCCCCCAGTCAAAGAGTTAACAAACGGCCTGGCAGTAAGTTCTGGAGCCCCTCGAATCCCACGGGCCACAGCCACCGGCAACTGGGAGAGCAGGACCAACCTGGAGATGACTCCGAACAACAGCCGACAAAACCTGATTTCTTCGGGTCAGAACTCG CGGTTCGACGACAACCAAGATGACATGATCTCATTCGCTCACAGTCGACCCAAGAACAACCCCTATGAGCAGATCCGACCCACAAGCAACCCTTATGCCCAGAACCGATCCATGAACCCTTACTCTCAGAGCCGAGGCCAGACCAACCCCTACTACAGTTAA